Within Flavobacterium pisciphilum, the genomic segment GCCTTCTTAAGCTAAAAGCTCAAGAATATCAGAAACCGTTTCGTCTATTGTCTTCTCGTCAACACTCACCTTATACTTGGCTTGATTGTAATAGTAACTTCTCTCAAAAAGATGTGTAGCTATAAACTCTCTCATCTCTTCCTCATTTTTATCAGCAATAAGTGGGCGTTTACTCTTATTATAAAGTAAGCGTCCATATAATGTATCAATAGATGCTTTTAAATAAATAGAAATCACACCTTCATTATTCAATAATTCATGATTATTAGCATAACAAGGTGTCCCCCCTCCTAAACCTATAATGATTTTTTCAGGCGATTGAAGCAATTCTAAGAATGTTTCATGCTCTAATTTCCTAAAATATATCTCTCCATGCTTATCGAAAATCTCATTTATGGTTAAATTAACCTTATTTTCGATGCATTGATCCAAATCTAAAAATGGAATTTCTGTAATTTTTGATAAATTTTGGGCAATTGTTGACTTACCGCAACCCATATACCCCAATAACACAATTTTTTTCATACTAATAAAACCTTATAAACTAAGACATTGGATTTTTTTCCAAAAAAAAGACAAATTTATAACAAAAATGCTTGGAAACTTCGAAAATAACTCCTTATATTTGCACCCGCATTCAAGGAAAGAATATGACTCGATAGCTCAGTTGGTAGAGCACATCACTTTTAATGATGGGGTCCTGGGTTCGAGCCCCAGTCGGGTCACAAAATTTGTGATTAAACAAAATACTTTCTTTGATAGCAAGACTCGATAGCTCAGTTGGTAGAGCACATCACTTTTAATGATGGGGTCCTGGGTTCGAGCCCCAGTCGGGTCACAAGAAGGTCGAGTATTCACTTACTTGACCTTTTTTTTTGGCCACGTGGAGAAACGGTAGACTTGCCATCTTGAGGGGGTGGTGCTCGTAAGGGCGTGTGGGTTCAAATCCCACCGTGGTCACAAATTTGTGATCAAACATAATATTTCATTGATAATTAATGACTCGATAGCTCAGTTGGTAGAGCACATCACTTTTAATGATGGGGTCCTGGGTTCGAGCCCCAGTCGGGTCACAAATTTTGTGGCAAAACAAAAAGATTACATTAACAACAATGACTCGATAGCTCAGTTGGTAGAGCACATCACTTTTAATGATGGGGTCCTGGGTTCGAGCCCCAGTCGGGTCACAAATTTTGTGGCAAAACAAAAAAGATTACATTAATAACAATGACTCGATAGCTCAGTTGGTAGAGCACATCACTTTTAATGATGGGGTCCTGGGTTCGAGCCCCAGTCGGGTCACAAATTTTGTGACAAAATAAAAATACTTCATTGACAACAATGACTCGATAGCTCAGTTGGTAGAGCACATCACTTTTAATGATGGGGTCCTGGGTTCGAGCCCCAGTCGGGTCACAAAAGGTCAAGTAATTAATTTACTTGACCTTTTTTTTTGAGCCATACAGAAATAAAAGTCTAACCATCTTATAGAAACAAACCCCATTATAATCACAGTTTCAGCAAATAGCCAAAAATAAAGCTCCAATGCTAATATTTCATTTTTTAGCTATAATAAACAATCCCAAAACCCGTTAAACAATCTAAACCTACTAATTAATTTTTATATGAAACAATCATTACTTATTCTATTATTCTTAGCAACAAGCGTTAGCTGGAGCCAATCTGGATCTGATTATTTTGATCAAGCCCTAAGAAAAGCTGAAAACGGAAACACCAAAGGTGCTATAGCAGATTACACCAAAGCCATTAAATTAAAAGCAAACTTTACCGAAGCCTACCAAAACAGAGGTGTTGCCAAACTAAAGCTAAATGACACTAAAGGAGCTCTTGCCGACTTTAACAAAACAATTGAATTAGACCCAATGAACGCTGATGCCTTCACTGGAAGAGCAAATGTAAATTACAAATTAAAAGACTTTCAAGCGGCTATTAAGGATTGTACTTCATCAATTGCATTAAATCCTAAAGACTATATTGCCTATAACCTAAGAGGTACTTGTTACACTCAAGTTCAAGACAAGAAAAACGCCTGTAAAGATTTCACTAAAGCAATAGAATTAGGTAGTCAAAGCGCTAGCAAAAACAAAGCTACTTTCTGTAAATAAAAATCATAAAAAAAGCACCCAACCTTTCTTTTCACAAAGCAAGAGTTGGGTGCTTTTTTGTATTCTAACTTATGCTTATATTTGATAGGATATTCAACCAATCAAACTGACTTAGTCTAAAACTTATTCGATATACATATATGTCAATCCTAAAAAAGATAAACACCAAAGCCGAAACCGATAAGAACTCTGGTTTTGGAACTAACTCTAATAGTTACGGAGGACGTTTTGTAAATAAGGATGGTACTCCAAATATTGAAAAAAGAGGAATGCATTTGTTACGCCGCATTAGCTGGTACCATACCATGATTGATATGCCAACATGGAAATTCATGCTTATTTTATTCTCTTTTTACATTGCTCTCAATTTCATTTTTGCAGTTGCTTATTATATAATTGGCATCGAACATCTAGACGGAATTGTTTCCTCTCAAAGCGAATGGGCAAAATTTGGACAGGCTTACTTTTTTAGCGCACAAACCTTCACAACTGTAGGTTACGGACACATTAGCCCAACTGGATTCATAACAAGCTCTCTATCGGCAGCTGAAGCTTTAATAGGTCTATTGAGCTTTGCAATCGCAACCGGACTATTTTTCGGAAGATTCAGCAAACCAACTGCATTTCTTAAATTCTCACATAATGCTTTAATTAGTCCTTACGGGGAAGGTAAAGCTTTGATGATTCGTCTTGTTCCTTTTAAAAATACCAATTTCACTGATGCGGAAGCAAAAATCACCTTAGGAATGAGTATTGAAGAAAACGGTATAATGACTAATAAATTCTATTCTTTAGAATTAGAATTAAGTAGAATAAACGCACTCACCCTAAGCTGGACATTAGTACACCCTATAACAGAAAAAAGTCCGCTGTATAAATTCACAAAGGAAGACTTCGCCTCTACACACGGAGAAATTCTGGTATTCATTAAAACTTTTGATGATATGTATAGTAATACTGTAGCAGCAAGAACTTCATATACCTTTAAAGAAGTGTTACACGGAGCTAAATTCGACACCATGTACAATCGAAATAATGACAACACCAAAACAGTATTACATCTAGATAAACTCAACTCCTATCAGGTTGTCAATCTTGAATAAACCAAAATTGATAAATCTCTTATTTTAAGTATATCTATAGAAATTAAGTTACATTTGTTTATCAAATATCAATTAATGATAAACAATATAAAAAGTGTTTTTAGCATAAAAGACCTTGAAAACCTTTCAGGGATTAAAGCTCATACTATTCGTATTTGGGAAAAGAGATACAATATCCTTGAACCTATGCGTACAGACACTAACATTCGCCTGTATGATTTAGCTAGCTTACAAAAACTATTAA encodes:
- a CDS encoding shikimate kinase, with protein sequence MKKIVLLGYMGCGKSTIAQNLSKITEIPFLDLDQCIENKVNLTINEIFDKHGEIYFRKLEHETFLELLQSPEKIIIGLGGGTPCYANNHELLNNEGVISIYLKASIDTLYGRLLYNKSKRPLIADKNEEEMREFIATHLFERSYYYNQAKYKVSVDEKTIDETVSDILELLA
- a CDS encoding tetratricopeptide repeat protein: MKQSLLILLFLATSVSWSQSGSDYFDQALRKAENGNTKGAIADYTKAIKLKANFTEAYQNRGVAKLKLNDTKGALADFNKTIELDPMNADAFTGRANVNYKLKDFQAAIKDCTSSIALNPKDYIAYNLRGTCYTQVQDKKNACKDFTKAIELGSQSASKNKATFCK
- a CDS encoding ion channel, whose translation is MSILKKINTKAETDKNSGFGTNSNSYGGRFVNKDGTPNIEKRGMHLLRRISWYHTMIDMPTWKFMLILFSFYIALNFIFAVAYYIIGIEHLDGIVSSQSEWAKFGQAYFFSAQTFTTVGYGHISPTGFITSSLSAAEALIGLLSFAIATGLFFGRFSKPTAFLKFSHNALISPYGEGKALMIRLVPFKNTNFTDAEAKITLGMSIEENGIMTNKFYSLELELSRINALTLSWTLVHPITEKSPLYKFTKEDFASTHGEILVFIKTFDDMYSNTVAARTSYTFKEVLHGAKFDTMYNRNNDNTKTVLHLDKLNSYQVVNLE